From the genome of Chania multitudinisentens RB-25, one region includes:
- a CDS encoding fimbrial protein produces the protein MMRFAALLLPMLAGLFGSPNLSFAADNLRFKGALVAEPCTLRVADENITVDFGSIVEKYLYLNGRTLGEPLVLHLDDCDISLGNLVKLTFSGIENTKLRGLLAISGASQTSGIAIGIETTQGNLVALNTGSYNQGLVAGNNTLNLRTYVQGEPEAITQKTITPGDFSASATFLLEYE, from the coding sequence ATGATGCGCTTTGCAGCACTGTTATTGCCCATGCTGGCAGGGTTATTCGGTTCACCGAATTTATCCTTCGCAGCCGATAATCTACGTTTCAAAGGGGCATTGGTCGCAGAGCCGTGCACATTGAGAGTGGCAGATGAAAATATTACGGTTGATTTTGGTTCGATCGTTGAAAAATATCTCTACCTCAATGGCCGCACGCTGGGCGAACCGTTGGTATTACATCTGGATGATTGTGATATCAGTTTGGGTAATTTGGTGAAACTGACGTTTTCCGGTATTGAAAATACCAAACTGCGTGGGTTGCTGGCGATATCGGGTGCAAGCCAGACCAGCGGAATTGCCATTGGTATCGAAACAACGCAGGGCAATCTGGTGGCGTTAAATACAGGCAGTTATAACCAGGGGTTGGTTGCAGGGAATAATACGCTCAACCTGCGCACCTATGTGCAGGGGGAACCCGAAGCGATTACCCAGAAAACGATTACCCCTGGTGATTTTAGCGCCAGTGCAACGTTTTTATTGGAATATGAGTAG